In Azospirillaceae bacterium, a genomic segment contains:
- a CDS encoding SDR family NAD(P)-dependent oxidoreductase — translation MDTPSGNRPLALVTGASSGIGRAYARRLGAGGHDLIVVGRRRDRLEALVAELPDVAVRPLVADLGTDAGVAAVAEVCAGEAVTLLVNNAGVAHYMPFTQLPAAKAAELLHVKVVASTLLAHAVAPGMVARGAGAIVNVAGMLAFGAAAPLGRAPGRATYVATLAHIVALSQALHEELAPAGVRVQVLCPGIVATEFHTRQGMDLSALLRMSAEDVVTASLAGLTLGEVVCAPGVERADLIDAAVQANLAAFGAQSPQLAARYGGG, via the coding sequence ATGGATACCCCAAGCGGAAACCGCCCGCTGGCGCTGGTCACCGGTGCGTCCTCCGGCATCGGCCGGGCCTACGCCCGGCGCTTGGGTGCCGGCGGCCATGACTTGATCGTCGTCGGCCGCCGGCGGGACAGGCTGGAGGCGCTGGTGGCGGAACTGCCGGACGTGGCGGTGCGGCCCCTGGTCGCCGACCTGGGCACCGACGCCGGCGTGGCGGCTGTGGCCGAGGTCTGCGCGGGCGAGGCGGTCACCCTGCTGGTCAACAACGCCGGCGTCGCCCACTACATGCCCTTCACCCAGCTGCCGGCTGCCAAGGCGGCGGAGCTGCTGCATGTGAAGGTGGTGGCGTCCACCCTGCTGGCCCACGCCGTGGCCCCCGGCATGGTGGCGCGGGGGGCAGGCGCCATCGTCAACGTGGCGGGCATGCTGGCCTTCGGTGCCGCCGCCCCCTTGGGCCGGGCGCCCGGCCGCGCCACCTACGTCGCCACCCTGGCGCACATCGTGGCATTGTCGCAGGCGTTGCATGAGGAACTGGCGCCCGCCGGCGTGCGGGTGCAGGTGCTGTGCCCCGGCATCGTGGCGACGGAGTTTCATACGCGCCAGGGCATGGACCTCAGCGCCCTGCTGCGCATGTCGGCGGAGGACGTGGTGACCGCCAGCCTGGCCGGCCTGACCCTGGGCGAGGTCGTCTGCGCCCCGGGGGTGGAACGCGCCGACCTGATCGACGCGGCCGTCCAAGCGAATCTGGCCGCCTTCGGGGCGCAGTCGCCGCAGTTGGCGGCGCGGTATGGCGGCGGGTGA
- a CDS encoding SDR family NAD(P)-dependent oxidoreductase translates to MPNAVLTEAGGEKAYIVTGPTSGIGQATALELARHGTIVLVGRDAARLDGVRAAITQRGGRAVAVRCDLSDMVSVRRAAAEIIALRLPITGLVNNAGIMEMRARKSAQGWDNSFATNHLGPFALTEALLPHLPDGATVVFVASAAEDPERGPAKATGLRGGRYISAAASARGEWEPGGSTVPGGDAYTTSKQCVLAAAMELARENPRLYVNAIEPGINPGTGLARQANVVVRLLLKYVVAPIMSRNKYGSTPARAARVITRLMLNDACRTGVYYDQGGHPMLASERVRDTAFTSRVVAETRALLATVSG, encoded by the coding sequence GTGCCCAACGCCGTTTTGACTGAGGCTGGTGGAGAGAAAGCGTACATCGTCACCGGCCCGACCTCCGGCATCGGCCAGGCCACGGCGCTGGAACTGGCGCGGCACGGCACCATCGTCCTGGTGGGCCGCGATGCCGCCCGGCTGGATGGGGTGCGGGCGGCCATCACCCAACGGGGCGGCCGGGCGGTGGCGGTCCGCTGCGACCTGTCGGACATGGTCAGCGTGCGGCGCGCGGCGGCGGAGATCATCGCGCTGCGCTTGCCCATCACCGGCCTGGTCAACAACGCTGGCATCATGGAAATGCGGGCGCGCAAGAGCGCCCAGGGCTGGGACAATTCGTTCGCCACCAACCATCTGGGACCGTTCGCGCTGACCGAGGCGCTGCTGCCCCATCTGCCCGACGGGGCGACCGTCGTCTTCGTCGCCTCGGCGGCCGAGGATCCGGAGCGCGGGCCGGCCAAGGCCACCGGCCTGCGGGGTGGCCGCTATATCTCGGCGGCGGCCAGCGCGCGGGGCGAATGGGAACCGGGCGGGTCCACCGTGCCGGGCGGCGACGCCTACACCACCTCCAAGCAATGCGTCCTGGCGGCGGCGATGGAATTGGCGCGCGAGAACCCGCGCCTGTACGTCAACGCCATCGAGCCGGGTATCAACCCGGGTACGGGCCTGGCGCGGCAGGCCAACGTCGTTGTCCGTCTTTTGCTGAAGTACGTCGTGGCGCCCATCATGTCCCGCAACAAATACGGCAGCACGCCGGCGCGGGCGGCGCGTGTGATCACCAGGCTGATGCTGAACGACGCGTGCCGCACCGGCGTTTATTACGACCAGGGCGGCCATCCCATGCTGGCGTCGGAACGCGTGCGCGACACCGCGTTCACATCGCGCGTCGTCGCCGAGACGCGCGCCCTGCTGGCTACCGTTTCCGGCTGA
- a CDS encoding TetR/AcrR family transcriptional regulator gives MARPKSDDRRSAILAAAVRVIAAQGPGATTALIAKEAGVSNGSLFTYFETKADLLNQLYREVKAEMAAAALDGLPDGDDVRAQLFHMWSHWLRWAVASPEKRRVLAHLDVSGEITPDSRQAGRQMMAGIAAVLEHSRANGPMRAVPLGFIVALMQSMANTTMDFMIQEPANADTHCATAFDAMWRMVG, from the coding sequence ATGGCCCGGCCCAAGAGTGACGACAGGCGTAGCGCCATCCTGGCGGCGGCGGTGCGTGTCATCGCGGCGCAAGGTCCCGGCGCCACCACGGCGCTGATCGCGAAGGAGGCCGGCGTCTCCAATGGTTCCCTCTTCACCTATTTCGAAACCAAGGCTGACCTGCTGAACCAGCTCTACCGCGAAGTGAAGGCGGAAATGGCGGCGGCCGCCCTGGATGGCCTGCCCGACGGGGACGACGTTCGCGCCCAGCTGTTCCACATGTGGTCGCACTGGCTGCGCTGGGCCGTGGCCAGCCCGGAGAAGCGCCGGGTGCTGGCCCATCTGGACGTGTCGGGTGAGATCACGCCGGACAGCCGCCAGGCCGGCCGGCAGATGATGGCCGGTATCGCCGCCGTGCTGGAACACAGCCGGGCGAACGGCCCGATGCGGGCGGTACCACTGGGCTTCATCGTCGCCCTGATGCAATCCATGGCCAACACCACCATGGACTTCATGATCCAGGAGCCGGCCAACGCCGACACCCACTGCGCAACCGCGTTCGACGCCATGTGGCGCATGGTCGGCTGA
- a CDS encoding LysR family transcriptional regulator: MEPMELDWLKDFLALADCRNFSRAADLRNVTQPAFSRRIRALEDWVGVPLFVRGAQGAGLTPAGDHFRPLAVELIQGLDRARRDTRAVGEGDRGALSIAATHALSFTFFPGWVRGRLRLETLGALNLVSDSMQACEQLMQAGAVHFLLSHFHPKAPPRLDAERFPSLAVGDDVLVPLSAPDAEGRPRWPVPGRADRPTPRLAYSPASGLGRIVASHPALGAEGLFMAAGFTSHLAATLMTMARDGHGVAWLPRTLAAEDLSAGRLVRAAPEAFDIAIEIRLFRSLDCRNRAADELWATLVGDTQLTD, from the coding sequence ATGGAACCCATGGAACTGGACTGGCTTAAGGATTTCCTGGCGCTTGCCGACTGCCGGAACTTCTCGCGCGCGGCGGATTTGCGGAACGTGACCCAGCCGGCGTTCAGCCGCCGCATCCGCGCGCTGGAGGATTGGGTGGGCGTGCCGCTGTTCGTGCGCGGTGCCCAGGGGGCGGGCCTGACCCCCGCCGGCGATCATTTCCGCCCGCTGGCCGTTGAGTTGATCCAGGGCCTGGACCGCGCCCGCCGCGACACCCGCGCGGTGGGGGAGGGGGACCGCGGCGCCCTGTCCATCGCCGCCACCCACGCCCTGTCCTTCACCTTCTTTCCCGGCTGGGTGCGGGGGCGCCTGCGGCTGGAAACGCTGGGCGCCCTCAACCTCGTTTCCGACAGCATGCAGGCGTGCGAGCAACTGATGCAGGCCGGCGCCGTGCATTTCCTGCTGAGCCATTTCCACCCCAAGGCGCCGCCGCGCCTGGATGCCGAGCGGTTTCCCAGCTTGGCCGTGGGCGATGACGTGCTGGTGCCCCTGTCCGCACCCGACGCGGAAGGCCGGCCGCGCTGGCCGGTCCCGGGCCGGGCGGACCGGCCGACACCCCGCCTGGCCTACAGCCCCGCCTCCGGCCTGGGGCGCATCGTCGCCTCCCACCCCGCCCTGGGGGCGGAGGGACTGTTCATGGCGGCGGGCTTCACCTCGCACTTGGCGGCCACGCTGATGACCATGGCGCGCGACGGCCACGGTGTCGCCTGGCTGCCCCGCACCCTGGCGGCGGAGGACCTGTCCGCCGGCCGGCTGGTGCGCGCGGCACCCGAGGCCTTCGACATCGCCATCGAGATCCGCCTGTTCCGCTCGCTGGACTGCCGCAACCGCGCGGCGGATGAATTGTGGGCGACGTTGGTTGGTGATACACAATTGACTGACTGA
- a CDS encoding cation:dicarboxylase symporter family transporter, which translates to MKTWLSKLYIQVFIGLVLGGLVGYFLPDVGVTLQPLADGFIKLIKMLLAPIIFGTIVVGVAKMDNLREVAGASAPAP; encoded by the coding sequence GTGAAGACATGGCTCAGCAAGTTATACATTCAAGTATTCATCGGCCTGGTGCTTGGCGGACTTGTCGGCTACTTCCTGCCCGATGTCGGCGTCACGCTGCAACCGCTGGCGGATGGCTTCATCAAGCTGATCAAGATGCTGCTGGCGCCCATCATCTTCGGCACCATCGTCGTCGGCGTCGCCAAGATGGACAATCTGCGGGAGGTCGCGGGCGCATCGGCGCCCGCACCCTGA
- a CDS encoding cation:dicarboxylase symporter family transporter, whose translation MVSTLALVIGLVVVNLLRPGVGMNIDTTTVNTDALAGYAKAAQAQPGIVGFLMDIIPNTIVDAFAKGAMLQIILVSVLLGLALVQAGERGRPLVAIIDSLLDALFRIVAMVMRLAPLGAGAGVAFTIGKYGLGTLWSLAQLMLGVYLTSILFIVVVLGLVARWAGFPLLKVLSYFKDEILITFGTCSTEAVMPRMMVKLERLGCEKSVVGLVLPTGYTFNSDGTCIYLTMAAIFVAQATNTPLTLGHQVMILAVLLLSSKGSAGVAGAGFVTLAATLSSIHVVPVAGLVLLLGVDRFMNEARAVTNLIGNAVATIAIAKWEGAFDATKAAEAYGDRRAITASAARGAHAHKPPALAAGTTPTVKS comes from the coding sequence GTGGTGTCGACCCTGGCCCTGGTGATCGGCCTGGTGGTGGTCAACCTGCTGCGCCCCGGCGTGGGCATGAATATCGACACCACCACCGTCAACACCGACGCCCTGGCCGGCTATGCCAAGGCGGCCCAGGCCCAGCCGGGCATCGTCGGCTTCCTGATGGACATCATCCCCAACACCATCGTCGACGCCTTCGCCAAGGGCGCCATGCTGCAGATCATCCTGGTGTCGGTGCTGCTGGGCCTGGCCCTGGTGCAGGCGGGGGAGCGCGGACGGCCGCTGGTCGCCATCATCGACAGCCTGCTGGACGCCCTGTTCCGCATCGTCGCCATGGTGATGCGCCTGGCCCCGCTGGGTGCCGGCGCCGGTGTCGCCTTCACCATCGGCAAGTACGGCCTGGGCACCCTGTGGTCCCTGGCCCAACTGATGCTGGGCGTCTACCTCACCTCCATCCTGTTCATCGTCGTCGTATTGGGCCTGGTGGCGCGCTGGGCGGGTTTCCCGCTGCTGAAGGTGCTGAGTTATTTCAAGGATGAGATCCTGATCACCTTCGGCACCTGCTCCACCGAGGCGGTGATGCCGCGCATGATGGTGAAGCTGGAGCGCCTGGGCTGTGAGAAGTCGGTGGTGGGGCTGGTGCTGCCCACCGGCTACACCTTCAACAGCGACGGCACCTGCATCTACCTGACCATGGCCGCCATCTTCGTGGCCCAGGCGACCAACACGCCCCTGACCCTGGGCCACCAGGTCATGATCCTGGCCGTGCTGCTGCTGTCGTCCAAGGGGTCGGCCGGCGTGGCCGGCGCCGGTTTCGTCACCCTGGCCGCCACCCTGTCCAGCATCCACGTCGTGCCGGTGGCGGGCCTGGTCCTACTGCTGGGCGTCGATCGCTTCATGAACGAGGCGCGGGCCGTCACCAACCTGATCGGCAACGCCGTCGCCACCATCGCCATCGCGAAATGGGAGGGCGCGTTCGACGCCACCAAGGCGGCGGAGGCCTACGGTGATCGCCGCGCCATCACGGCCAGCGCCGCGCGCGGCGCGCATGCCCACAAACCCCCGGCGCTGGCCGCCGGAACCACCCCCACCGTCAAGTCCTGA
- a CDS encoding mandelate racemase/muconate lactonizing enzyme family protein, whose protein sequence is MRIIDVCEVTKPIASPIRNAYIDFSKMTASLVAVVTDVVRDGRRVVGYGFNSNGRYGQGGLIRERFRNRLLEADPNTVLNEAGDNLDPHKLWAAMMTNEKPGGHGERSVAVGTLDMAIWDATAKIAGKPLFRLLAEQKGLAANPRVFVYAAGGYYYPGKDDTQLRAEMRGYLNRGYNVVKMKIGGAPIDEDRRRIEAVLTEIGSQARLAVDANGRFDLETGIAYAKMLRDYPLFWYEEVGDPLDYALQAALSEFYPGPMATGENLFSHQDARNLLRHGGMRPDRDWLQFDCALSYGLVEYLRTLDVLHQFGWSPSRCIPHGGHQMSLNIAAGLGLGGNESYPDLFQPYGGFPDGVKVEDGHIIMPDLPGIGFEGKSDLIRVMRELAE, encoded by the coding sequence ATGCGCATCATCGACGTTTGCGAGGTCACCAAGCCCATCGCCTCGCCCATCCGCAACGCCTACATCGACTTTTCCAAGATGACGGCCAGCCTGGTGGCGGTGGTCACCGACGTGGTGCGCGACGGCCGGCGGGTGGTGGGCTACGGCTTCAATTCCAACGGCCGCTACGGCCAGGGCGGCCTGATCCGCGAGCGCTTCCGCAACCGTTTGCTGGAGGCCGATCCCAACACCGTCCTGAACGAGGCCGGCGACAATCTGGACCCGCACAAGCTGTGGGCCGCCATGATGACCAATGAGAAGCCGGGCGGCCACGGCGAACGCTCCGTCGCCGTCGGCACCCTGGACATGGCCATCTGGGACGCCACCGCCAAGATCGCCGGCAAGCCGCTGTTCCGCCTGCTGGCCGAACAGAAGGGCCTGGCCGCCAACCCGCGCGTCTTCGTCTACGCCGCCGGCGGCTATTATTACCCGGGCAAGGACGACACCCAGCTGCGCGCCGAGATGCGGGGATATCTCAACCGCGGCTACAACGTGGTGAAGATGAAGATCGGTGGCGCCCCCATCGACGAGGACCGCCGCCGCATCGAGGCGGTGCTGACCGAGATCGGGTCCCAGGCGCGGCTGGCGGTGGACGCCAACGGCCGCTTCGACCTGGAGACCGGCATCGCCTACGCCAAGATGCTGCGCGACTATCCGCTGTTCTGGTACGAGGAGGTGGGCGACCCGCTGGACTACGCCCTGCAGGCGGCGCTGTCGGAGTTCTATCCCGGCCCCATGGCGACGGGTGAGAACCTGTTCTCCCACCAGGATGCCCGCAACCTGCTGCGCCATGGCGGCATGCGGCCCGACCGCGACTGGCTGCAGTTCGACTGCGCCCTGTCCTACGGCCTGGTGGAATATTTGCGGACCCTGGACGTGTTGCACCAGTTCGGCTGGTCGCCGTCGCGCTGCATCCCCCACGGCGGCCACCAGATGTCGCTGAACATCGCGGCCGGCCTGGGCCTGGGCGGCAATGAGAGCTACCCCGACCTGTTCCAGCCCTACGGCGGCTTCCCCGACGGCGTGAAGGTGGAAGACGGCCACATCATCATGCCGGACCTGCCCGGCATCGGCTTCGAGGGCAAGTCCGACCTGATCCGGGTGATGCGCGAATTGGCGGAGTGA
- a CDS encoding SDR family oxidoreductase, with protein sequence MPTILITGCSSGFGLETARLFLDRGWDVVATMRAPRADLLPPSDRLRIVALDVTDLTSIARAVAEAGPVDVLVNNAGFGAPVPIELTAPETARALFETNTLGTLAMVQAVLPNFRMRRAGVIINVTSTVTLKPLPLVGVYRASKAAVNAFTESLAVEVASFGVRVHLVLPGRSPETRFGENARPHLRGLDDPDYAPIIQGFMTSVRDSAGPVTHAPDVAEAIWRAATDPSAPLRIPAGADAEAWMAEAG encoded by the coding sequence ATGCCCACGATCCTCATCACCGGCTGTTCGTCCGGTTTCGGCCTGGAGACCGCGCGCCTGTTCCTCGACCGTGGCTGGGACGTGGTCGCCACCATGCGCGCGCCCCGTGCCGACCTGCTGCCCCCGTCCGACCGTCTGCGCATCGTGGCGCTGGACGTCACCGATCTCACCAGCATCGCCCGCGCCGTCGCCGAGGCCGGCCCGGTGGACGTCCTGGTCAACAACGCGGGCTTCGGCGCGCCGGTGCCGATTGAACTGACCGCGCCTGAGACGGCCCGCGCCCTGTTCGAAACCAACACGCTGGGCACGCTGGCGATGGTCCAGGCGGTGCTGCCGAATTTCCGGATGCGCCGGGCCGGCGTCATCATCAACGTCACCTCGACCGTCACGCTCAAGCCTCTGCCCTTGGTCGGCGTCTATCGGGCGTCCAAGGCGGCGGTGAACGCCTTCACCGAAAGCTTGGCGGTGGAGGTGGCGTCCTTCGGCGTGCGCGTCCACCTGGTCCTGCCGGGACGTTCGCCCGAAACCCGCTTTGGTGAGAACGCCCGTCCGCATCTGCGCGGCCTGGATGATCCCGACTACGCACCCATCATCCAGGGTTTCATGACAAGCGTACGCGACAGCGCGGGCCCGGTCACGCACGCGCCCGACGTGGCGGAAGCGATCTGGCGGGCCGCTACCGATCCGTCGGCACCCCTGCGCATTCCGGCTGGCGCCGACGCCGAGGCCTGGATGGCGGAAGCGGGCTGA
- a CDS encoding AraC family transcriptional regulator: protein MIPDPLALGPLAVDPLAEVVTLLQPTARFSKLVECAGQWRIRRDTTGEPFYCAVLEGCCRVSVDGQPPMILQGGDFVLVPAMRALVNESVEAPPAGVTTTPVEIAEGCFRVGRVDGPADLRMRIGHCNFGSPDAALLVPLLPQVVLARGEPRLATLMQLVGDETRARRPARELVLERLLEVLLIEALRCSSETASAPGLAWGLADERLAGALRAFHARPEHSWTVAELAAEAALSRSAFFARFSRTVGLAPMEYVLAWRMALARRMLRGHELAVEQVAERVGYSSASTFSVAFARHAGMPPARYARMRAPA, encoded by the coding sequence ATGATCCCTGATCCGCTTGCCCTTGGACCGCTGGCCGTTGATCCCCTAGCCGAGGTCGTCACCCTGCTCCAGCCGACCGCCCGCTTTTCCAAGCTGGTGGAGTGTGCCGGCCAATGGCGCATCCGGCGCGACACGACGGGGGAGCCCTTCTACTGCGCCGTGCTGGAGGGATGCTGCCGCGTTTCGGTGGACGGACAGCCCCCCATGATCTTGCAGGGTGGTGATTTCGTCCTGGTTCCCGCCATGCGCGCCCTGGTCAATGAAAGCGTGGAGGCGCCACCAGCGGGCGTGACCACCACGCCGGTCGAGATCGCCGAGGGCTGTTTCCGCGTCGGGCGCGTGGATGGACCGGCGGACCTGCGCATGCGGATCGGGCACTGCAACTTCGGTTCACCGGACGCGGCACTGCTGGTTCCCCTGCTGCCGCAGGTGGTCCTGGCGCGGGGGGAGCCCCGGCTGGCCACGCTGATGCAGTTGGTGGGCGATGAGACGCGCGCGCGGCGTCCCGCGCGTGAACTCGTGCTTGAACGGCTGCTGGAGGTGTTGCTGATCGAGGCGCTGCGGTGCAGCAGCGAGACGGCATCCGCGCCGGGCTTGGCGTGGGGGTTGGCCGACGAACGACTGGCCGGCGCGCTGCGCGCCTTCCATGCCCGCCCCGAACATTCCTGGACGGTGGCGGAACTCGCGGCCGAGGCGGCCCTGTCCCGCTCCGCCTTCTTCGCCCGGTTCAGCCGGACGGTGGGCTTGGCCCCCATGGAATATGTCCTGGCCTGGCGCATGGCCCTGGCCCGGCGCATGCTGCGCGGGCACGAACTGGCGGTGGAACAAGTGGCCGAACGCGTCGGCTACAGCTCCGCCAGCACCTTCAGCGTCGCCTTCGCCCGGCACGCGGGCATGCCGCCCGCCCGTTATGCGCGGATGCGGGCGCCCGCGTGA
- a CDS encoding serine hydrolase has protein sequence MQKQLAAFICLVLLCGSASALADPFDAVRAAIRRDLATEQEGGQQVPSITVAVAKNGKIIWEEGFGWADRERRVAATPDTSYSLASISKTMTGLALMTLVKAGKIDLDRPVNDYLGSAKLTARVGDAAGATVRRVANHSSGLPEYCQYFYENEPWTPPDPDETIRRFGVLMSPPGERFEYSNLGYGALSTVIARAAGQSFADYLRQAVFLPLGMTRTSVGGEPALAPYQAVRYGIDGLPIAPYETNHAGASAIYASAHDLARLGLFVLKTHLPDQAAILSDAEVDAMLRPTMPMGPGKGYGVGWETSTRDGVAVYAHTGGMPGVQTELRVVPSEKLVVVVLCNAEVWDLPGTIADQIMATLIPHWQAPPDEAPPPSAPFAPGPDLVGVWKGRVATYAGDLPITLTVFAGGDVHAKLGDQREVLVNHPHVSRDGYLRGILSASLGLEDGVRRPYVVGLDLKLHGNGLSGEILAQADDRGVAPTHGLYPAAHGHPQPTGIQTDAFKFAQWAELVKQP, from the coding sequence ATGCAGAAGCAGCTTGCCGCCTTCATTTGCCTGGTCCTTCTCTGCGGTTCCGCATCCGCGCTGGCGGACCCGTTCGATGCCGTGCGGGCCGCGATCCGCCGGGATCTGGCGACCGAACAGGAGGGGGGACAGCAGGTGCCCTCCATCACCGTCGCCGTCGCCAAGAACGGTAAGATCATCTGGGAAGAGGGGTTCGGCTGGGCGGATCGGGAGCGGCGGGTGGCCGCCACCCCGGACACGTCCTATTCGCTGGCCTCCATCAGCAAGACCATGACCGGCCTGGCGCTGATGACCCTGGTCAAGGCCGGCAAGATCGATCTGGACCGGCCTGTGAACGACTATCTGGGGTCGGCCAAGCTGACGGCGCGGGTGGGCGACGCGGCCGGCGCTACCGTCCGGCGGGTGGCCAACCATTCCTCCGGCCTGCCCGAATATTGTCAGTACTTCTATGAGAACGAGCCATGGACGCCGCCGGATCCGGACGAGACCATCCGCCGGTTCGGCGTGCTGATGTCGCCGCCGGGGGAGCGGTTCGAATATTCCAACCTGGGCTACGGGGCGCTCAGCACCGTCATCGCCCGCGCTGCCGGCCAAAGCTTCGCCGACTATTTGCGGCAGGCGGTGTTCCTGCCGCTGGGCATGACCCGCACCTCGGTGGGGGGCGAGCCGGCGCTGGCGCCCTATCAGGCGGTTCGTTACGGCATCGACGGCCTGCCGATCGCGCCCTATGAGACCAACCATGCCGGCGCCTCCGCCATCTATGCCAGCGCCCATGATCTGGCGCGGCTGGGCCTGTTCGTCCTGAAGACCCACCTGCCGGACCAGGCGGCCATCCTGTCCGACGCCGAGGTGGACGCCATGCTGCGCCCCACCATGCCCATGGGGCCGGGCAAGGGTTACGGCGTGGGGTGGGAGACCAGCACCCGCGACGGCGTCGCCGTCTATGCCCACACCGGCGGCATGCCCGGCGTGCAGACCGAGTTGAGGGTCGTCCCCTCCGAAAAGCTGGTGGTCGTCGTCCTGTGCAATGCCGAGGTCTGGGACCTGCCCGGCACCATCGCCGACCAGATCATGGCGACGCTGATCCCCCACTGGCAGGCGCCGCCGGATGAGGCCCCGCCGCCATCCGCACCGTTCGCGCCGGGGCCGGATCTGGTCGGCGTGTGGAAGGGCCGGGTGGCGACCTATGCCGGCGACCTGCCCATCACCCTGACCGTCTTCGCTGGCGGCGATGTCCACGCCAAGCTGGGCGACCAGCGGGAGGTTCTGGTCAACCACCCGCATGTGAGCAGGGACGGCTATCTGCGCGGCATCCTGTCGGCCAGCCTGGGGCTGGAGGATGGTGTGCGGCGACCCTACGTCGTCGGCCTGGATCTCAAGCTGCACGGTAATGGCCTCAGCGGTGAAATCCTGGCCCAGGCCGACGACCGTGGCGTCGCCCCGACGCACGGTCTGTACCCGGCGGCCCACGGCCATCCCCAGCCGACCGGCATCCAGACCGACGCCTTCAAGTTCGCCCAGTGGGCGGAACTGGTGAAGCAACCATGA
- a CDS encoding sugar phosphate isomerase/epimerase codes for MNPLFLNTILLGGTTTDKLRAASAAGFAQVELWRQDVEAFGGTPDGLKDELATRTLGLTDYQVLLDFDGAPAAKREAKRREALAMLDTASRVGATTLLVPASTDAACDGARVIEDMAWLAQAAAAGGLRIAYEGMAWSTLHPTLPAAWDVVRRVDAPNLGLVVDAFHMFVRGRTADDLDGIPAGAIYLVQLSDLDHAVGPDTLIETARHHRLLPGRGRFPLRGLLDRLKHIGYGGPIGLEVFNDDLKARDPMVTAVEAMAALRRVLSE; via the coding sequence ATGAACCCGCTTTTCCTCAACACCATCCTGCTGGGCGGCACCACCACCGACAAGTTGCGCGCCGCATCCGCCGCCGGCTTCGCGCAGGTGGAGCTGTGGCGGCAGGATGTGGAGGCGTTCGGCGGCACGCCGGACGGGTTGAAGGACGAACTGGCGACCCGCACGCTGGGCCTGACGGACTATCAGGTGCTGCTGGATTTCGACGGCGCGCCTGCGGCCAAGCGCGAGGCCAAGCGGCGGGAGGCCCTGGCGATGCTGGACACCGCCTCCCGCGTCGGCGCCACCACCTTGCTGGTGCCCGCGTCCACCGACGCCGCCTGCGACGGCGCCCGCGTGATCGAGGACATGGCCTGGCTGGCCCAGGCCGCCGCGGCGGGTGGCCTGCGCATCGCCTATGAGGGCATGGCGTGGAGCACGCTTCACCCCACCCTGCCCGCCGCCTGGGACGTGGTCCGGCGGGTGGATGCACCCAACCTGGGCCTGGTGGTCGACGCCTTCCACATGTTCGTGCGCGGCCGCACGGCCGATGACCTGGACGGCATCCCGGCGGGGGCCATTTACCTGGTGCAGCTGTCAGACCTGGATCACGCGGTCGGCCCCGACACCCTGATCGAGACCGCCCGCCACCACCGCCTGCTGCCGGGCCGGGGCCGCTTCCCGCTGCGCGGCCTGCTCGACCGGCTGAAGCACATCGGCTACGGCGGCCCCATCGGGCTGGAAGTGTTCAACGATGACCTCAAGGCCCGCGACCCGATGGTGACAGCGGTGGAGGCGATGGCGGCGCTGCGGCGGGTGTTGTCCGAATAG